The following are encoded together in the Daucus carota subsp. sativus chromosome 5, DH1 v3.0, whole genome shotgun sequence genome:
- the LOC135152729 gene encoding uncharacterized protein LOC135152729, whose product MSIPLFLVVVSHRKTKNCGRKRIQIDLEQFRKIPLRQRTTVRAATNAMKVSPSLIYSNFRYGNIRRHTNPLKPVLTDENKKARVQFCLSMLEEDSLPHDPTFKSMENVIHIDEKWFNMTRKNEKYYLFPNEEDPYRTCKSKNFVTKVMFLAAIARPRFDVEGKEIFSGKIGIFPFITKLPAKRSSVNRVAGTMETKVMTSVKRETVRSVLINNVVPAILEKGPREDANSIIYIQQDI is encoded by the coding sequence ATGTCTAttccactttttctagtagtggtATCTCAtcgaaaaacaaaaaattgtggACGTAAGCGCATACAAATTGATTTAGAGCAGTTTCGAAAGATACCACTCCGACAAAGAACAACTGTGCGGGCTGCAACCAATGCTATGAAAGTTAGTCCATCACTAATTTATAGCAACTTCAGGTATGGAAATATCAGAAGACATACTAATCCACTAAAGCCTGTTCTAACAGATGAAAACAAAAAGGCTAGAGTACAATTTTGTTTATCCATGCTTGAAGAAGACAGTTTACCTCATGATCCAACATTCAAGAGTATGGAGAATGTCATTCACATTGATGAGAAGTGGTTTAACATGACAAGGAAAAATGAGAAATATTATCTTTTTCCAAATGAGGAGGATCCCTACCGCACATGCAAAAGTAAAAATTTTGTGACAAAAGTAATGTTTCTTGCTGCTATAGCTCGCCCACGTTTTGATGTTGAAGGGAAGGAAATATTTTCGGGAAAGATTGGCATATTTCCATTTATCACCAAGTTACCGGCGAAAAGAAGCAGTGTCAATAGGGTTGCAGGGACCATGGAAACTAAAGTTATGACTTCAGTGAAAAGAGAAACAGTAAGGTCAGTTCTTATCAATAATGTGGTGCCAGCTATTTTAGAAAAAGGGCCAAGGGAGGATGCTAACTCTATCATCTATATTCAACAAGATATATAA
- the LOC108222648 gene encoding peptide-N4-(N-acetyl-beta-glucosaminyl)asparagine amidase A, giving the protein MGFALVFLLYSSLFFLGSNASVPKSLQSRFRSQLSESTHEIPPTTFFEVTKPIDLPPTKPCSQLILKHDFGYTYGKPPVLADYKPPFSKCPFQHFGKIVLEWKATCKGRQFDRIFGVWLGGVELLRSCTAEPRSNGIVWSVKKDVTRYYSLLMTNQTLAVYLGNLVDNTYTGVYHVELSFHFYPAKKELSNGGDFGHGYGSNADLIMPISRNLPLNDGLWFEVVNSTDVQSKTFNLPKNAYKAVLEVYVSPHENDEFWYTNLPNEYIAENNLTNVPGNGPFREVLVSLDGKVIGAVWPFTVVYTGGINPLLWRPISAIGSFDLPSYDIEVTPSLGTLLDGKTHEFGFSVTNALNVWYIDANLHIWLDAKTEKTEGKVLRTSTLPCHVSSVSNFTGFNGTFLTTVSRLIKSTGWVKSSYGKITTQAIQQFNYSNFMEMGDNGDSQIVHQSIDFNDNVIAKSGPYLDSLTSLKRFPLYLYSNNVDQGDGAYTSVANLSLGFNEKRIKKSELGSSVSSLENLQEGQSTMLVKGNLVVSGVGSTQQAYSFNSHNSCYFRNVSSSNYTIIYDKENSKCSRTTPSHWGLGLHIRWQNPARRAFLSSHPL; this is encoded by the coding sequence ATGGGTTTCGCTCTCGTCTTCCTACTCTACTCATCTCTCTTCTTCCTTGGCTCCAATGCAAGTGTTCCCAAATCACTACAATCTCGCTTCAGATCACAATTATCTGAGTCCACACATGAGATTCCACCTACCACTTTCTTTGAAGTGACCAAACCCATTGACTTGCCCCCCACAAAGCCTTGTTCACAGCTCATTCTCAAACATGATTTTGGGTATACATATGGCAAGCCTCCTGTTCTTGCTGATTATAAACCCCCCTTTTCGAAATGCCCTTTTCAGCATTTTGGAAAAATTGTTCTGGAATGGAAAGCTACTTGCAAGGGCAGGCAATTTGACCGCATTTTCGGGGTGTGGCTTGGAGGGGTTGAGCTTCTCAGGAGCTGCACCGCGGAGCCACGGAGCAATGGGATTGTTTGGAGTGTTAAGAAAGATGTCACCAGGTATTACTCATTGCTTATGACCAATCAGACTCTTGCTGTTTATTTGGGCAATCTTGTTGATAATACTTATACTGGGGTTTACCATGTTGAGTTGAGTTTCCACTTTTATCCTGCTAAGAAAGAGTTGTCGAATGGGGGTGATTTTGGTCATGGCTATGGTTCTAATGCTGATTTAATCATGCCCATTTCGAGGAATTTACCATTGAATGATGGATTGTGGTTTGAAGTAGTTAATTCGACTGATGTGCAGTCAAAGACGTTTAATTTGCCCAAAAATGCGTATAAGGCTGTGTTGGAGGTTTACGTTTCACCTCATGAAAATGATGAGTTTTGGTATACCAATTTACCCAATGAGTACATTGCTGAGAATAACCTGACTAATGTTCCGGGGAACGGGCCTTTTAGGGAAGTTCTGGTTAGTTTGGATGGTAAGGTAATTGGGGCGGTTTGGCCATTTACAGTCGTATACACTGGAGGAATTAATCCCCTTCTATGGAGACCCATTTCTGCAATTGGATCATTTGATCTCCCTTCCTATGATATCGAGGTTACTCCGTCTCTAGGAACATTGTTAGATGGGAAGACTCATGAGTTTGGTTTTAGTGTTACAAATGCTTTAAATGTGTGGTACATTGACGCAAATTTGCATATCTGGTTGGATGCAAAGACTGAAAAAACTGAAGGCAAGGTATTGAGAACGAGTACCTTGCCTTGTCATGTTTCTTCTGTATCAAATTTTACCGGGTTCAATGGGACTTTTTTGACAACGGTTAGTAGGCTAATTAAGTCTACTGGATGGGTGAAATCATCTTACGGGAAGATAACAACTCAGGCAATTCAACAGTTCAATTACAGCAATTTCATGGAGATGGGCGATAATGGGGATTCACAAATAGTGCATCAGAGTATTGATTTTAATGATAATGTCATTGCGAAGTCAGGACCTTATTTGGATTCCTTAACTTCATTAAAAAGGTTTCCCCTCTACTTGTACTCAAATAATGTTGACCAAGGAGATGGAGCGTATACATCTGTAGCTAATCTGTCACTGGGTTTCAATGAGAAGAGAATCAAGAAATCTGAGCTTGGATCATCAGTTAGCTCTCTTGAAAATTTGCAAGAAGGACAATCTACTATGCTTGTTAAGGGCAACCTGGTAGTCAGCGGTGTAGGAAGTACACAGCAGGCATACAGCTTTAACAGCCACAACTCTTGCTATTTCAGAAATGTTAGCAGCTCAAATTACACCATCATCTACGACAAAGAGAACAGTAAGTGCAGTAGAACGACACCGTCTCATTGGGGTCTCGGCTTACACATACGGTGGCAAAATCCGGCTCGCAGGGCCTTTCTATCATCTCATCCTTTATAA
- the LOC108222650 gene encoding polynucleotide 3'-phosphatase ZDP produces MSVIFLNPNPILRSSIAKLIISFSTMSSSSSKIIAEYAKSNRSSCKKCSTSIDNKSLRLGSVSRDPRGFDSTKWYHLNCLPLTSTSVDSISGFTSLKTTDQAALKSLIEATHEKVIDGDKDTVKDRKRKISEVTKDDDEEKKDTRKVSPPYEAPNMKLRFSVFDILDKYMDATLLPKWKAFQTIIFLEGDDGLHHSSKIAAFDFDQCLAKTSLRRVGSDAWSLMYPSIPEKLQSLYNDGYKLVIFTNESNIDRWKNKRQIAVDSKIGRLSNFIKKVGVPMQVFIACGIGKSGNKAGDPFRKPETGMWRIMEQHFNSGIPVDMDQSFYVGDAAGRPDDHSDADIKFAEAIGLKFYVPEDYFQ; encoded by the exons ATGTCAGTTATattcctaaaccctaaccccatTCTCCGAAGCTCAATTGCAAAACTAATCATCTCATTTTCAACAATGTCGTCTTCGTCTTCAAAGATAATCGCTGAATACGCCAAGTCGAATCGCTCCTCTTGCAAGAAATGCTCTACTTCAATCGATAACAAATCTCTCCGTTTAGGCAGTGTGAGCAGAGACCCCCGGGGCTTTGATTCTACTAAATGGTATCACCTCAATTGTCTTCCTCTCACTTCCACCTCCGTCGATTCCATCTCCGGTTTCACGTCTCTCAAG ACTACTGATCAGGCTGCTTTGAAGAGTTTAATAGAGGCCACACACGAAAAG GTTATTGATGGAGATAAAGATACAGTTAAAGACCGCAAAAGGAAAATCTCTGAG GTTACGAAGGATGACGATGAAGAGAAAAAGGATACACGGAAG GTGTCGCCACCTTACGAGGCGCCTAATATGAAGTTAAGATTTTCAGTGTTTGATATCCTGGACAAATATATG GATGCTACACTCTTACCAAAGTGGAAAGCATTTCAGACAATCATATTTCTCGAGGGG GATGATGGTCTTCATCATTCAAGCAAGATTGCTGCTTTTGATTTTGATCAGTGCCTTGCCAAAACATCTTTACGAAG AGTTGGTTCAGATGCATGGTCTCTCATGTATCCTTCTATACCCGAAAAGCTGCAAAGTTTGTACAATGATGGGTATAAGCTG GTAATTTTTACCAATGAATCTAATATTGACCGCTGGAAAAATAAGAGACAAATTGCAGTGGACTCAAAAATTGGCCGGCTCAGTAATTTTATCAAGAAAGTCGGAGTCCCTATGCAG GTGTTTATAGCATGTGGGATAGGTAAATCTGGTAATAAAGCAGGAGACCCCTTTCGAAAACCTGAGACTGGGATGTGGCGCATTATGGAGCAGCATTTCAACTCTGGCATTCCTGTTGATATGGATCA GTCCTTTTATGTTGGTGATGCTGCTGGGAGACCTGATGATCATAGTGATGCTGATATTAAATTTGCAGAG GCTATTGGGTTGAAATTCTATGTCCCTGAGGATTACTTCCAGTAG
- the LOC108222651 gene encoding uncharacterized protein LOC108222651 — MDPGYIAETSRHLEKQNELLWETYRSMSHELQKLQVEEEMLMRKFYEVMSAHGLTKKKDANSFLDELLEKKNDTMEDFSHQQSQEAVDQTSSDEEQ; from the exons ATGGATCCAGGATACATTGCAGAAACATCCAG GCATTTAGAGAAACAGAATGAGCTTTTATGGGAGACTTACAGATCAATGTCTCATGAACTGCAAAAACTTCAG GTGGAAGAAGAAATGCTGATGCGAAAGTTTTATGAGGTCATGTCTGCTCATGGTTTAACTAAAAAG AAAGATGCTAATAGTTTTCTGGATGAATTGCTGGAAAAGAAAAATGATACTATGGAAGACTTCAGCCATCAACAGTCTCAAGAAGCTGTTGATCAGACCAGCAGCGATGAGGAGCAGTGA